In Veillonellales bacterium, the following are encoded in one genomic region:
- a CDS encoding acetyltransferase: protein MYLYGASGQAKVIIDILKSQGKNILGLIDDNLSINELLGYPVYHDAKNLSPLIISIGDNTIRKKIAKRLQGICFETAVHTSAILSNICSIKEGTVVMQGSIIQSCSNIGRHCIINTGASVDHDCQVNDFVHISPHAALCGNVSVGEGTWIGAGTIVIPGVKIGSWCIIGAGSVVTKDIPDRVLAFGNPCKVVKQLSIP, encoded by the coding sequence CAAGGAAAAAATATTCTAGGCTTGATCGATGATAATCTTTCGATTAATGAACTGTTAGGTTATCCCGTATATCATGATGCAAAAAATCTATCGCCACTAATCATAAGTATTGGTGATAATACAATACGCAAAAAAATAGCTAAGCGCTTACAGGGTATTTGTTTTGAAACAGCAGTCCATACTTCAGCTATTTTGTCGAATATCTGTTCAATAAAAGAGGGCACGGTAGTAATGCAGGGTAGTATTATTCAATCTTGCAGCAATATAGGAAGGCACTGCATCATCAATACCGGAGCATCAGTGGACCACGATTGCCAAGTGAATGACTTTGTGCATATATCCCCGCATGCTGCACTTTGCGGAAATGTTAGCGTCGGCGAAGGGACATGGATTGGTGCGGGTACAATCGTTATTCCGGGTGTGAAAATAGGGAGCTGGTGTATTATCGGAGCAGGTTCTGTTGTAACCAAAGATATACCTGACCGAGTATTGGCTTTCGGTAACCCTTGCAAAGTGGTTAAACAATTATCCATACCATGA